From the Nocardiopsis changdeensis genome, one window contains:
- a CDS encoding NAD(P)H-binding protein — protein sequence MTILVTGATGKVGRNVVTGLLAAGRTVRAISRSPGRAGLPEDVEVLHADLADPRTLRAALHGVDKVFVFPTAPDGTRALTAAAAHAGVRHLVLLSSTVPGYPEPDPISDAHLAHERIVREAGLPWTFVRPGGFMANDLAWADSVRTGGVVRDPCPDSAVALIDERDIAAVAVAALLDDAHAGRVHEITGPQSLTPVQRTRILARAIGRPLRLELQPADEFVRTVTGRGYPPEYATAMLDFGAHFAVAPGPVLPAVERVTGRPSHTYADWAARYADRFR from the coding sequence ATGACGATCCTGGTCACCGGCGCGACAGGCAAGGTCGGCCGCAACGTGGTCACCGGGCTGCTGGCCGCGGGACGCACCGTACGCGCCATCTCCCGCTCCCCCGGACGGGCCGGGCTGCCCGAGGACGTCGAGGTCCTGCACGCCGACCTCGCCGATCCCCGAACCCTGCGAGCCGCACTGCACGGCGTGGACAAGGTGTTCGTGTTCCCCACCGCCCCGGACGGTACGCGCGCGCTCACCGCCGCCGCCGCGCACGCCGGTGTGCGCCACCTGGTCCTGCTGTCGTCCACCGTGCCGGGCTACCCCGAGCCCGACCCGATCAGCGACGCCCACCTGGCGCACGAGCGCATCGTGCGGGAGGCGGGCCTGCCGTGGACCTTCGTGCGGCCGGGCGGCTTCATGGCCAACGACCTGGCCTGGGCGGACTCGGTCAGGACCGGCGGCGTGGTCCGCGACCCGTGCCCCGACTCCGCCGTCGCCCTGATCGACGAACGCGACATCGCCGCCGTCGCCGTCGCCGCGCTGCTGGACGACGCCCATGCCGGCCGAGTCCACGAGATCACCGGGCCTCAGTCGCTCACCCCCGTCCAGCGCACCCGTATCCTCGCCAGGGCCATCGGCCGCCCGCTGCGCCTCGAACTCCAGCCCGCCGACGAGTTCGTCCGGACTGTCACCGGCCGGGGGTACCCGCCCGAGTACGCCACCGCCATGCTCGACTTCGGCGCGCACTTCGCCGTCGCCCCCGGCCCCGTCCTTCCCGCGGTCGAACGCGTCACCGGGCGCCCTTCGCACACCTACGCCGACTGGGCCGCCCGGTACGCCGACCGATTCCGCTGA
- a CDS encoding siderophore-interacting protein, producing MPRRSRNPLAGAFAKYRLETTVTAVEAVTPTMRRIRLVADGPVSFPYAPGQHVRVEINDPLSVPGLLRPGETLRTYTIWEFDRGERAIELRAHLYDGDGIGLRWARAAAPGDRVPVWWPQGDLFTREAPFHLFAGEETASAAFGPMLRALDPSAAVYGVLESESAEHDLPMPGPHRLLRVHRHGAPAASSDTLPAAVADLDLPAGEGAAYLAGEARTCQKIRDHLVRDRGWDRRSIKVKPFWAPGKRGLH from the coding sequence ATGCCGAGGCGCTCGCGCAACCCCCTGGCCGGAGCCTTCGCCAAATACCGCCTGGAGACCACCGTCACCGCCGTCGAGGCGGTGACGCCGACGATGCGGCGGATCCGCCTGGTGGCCGACGGGCCGGTCTCCTTTCCGTACGCTCCCGGACAGCATGTGCGGGTCGAGATCAACGACCCGCTCTCGGTGCCGGGGCTGCTGCGCCCGGGCGAGACGCTGCGCACCTACACGATCTGGGAGTTCGACCGCGGCGAGCGCGCGATCGAGCTGCGCGCGCACCTGTACGACGGGGACGGCATCGGACTGAGGTGGGCACGTGCGGCCGCGCCGGGCGACCGGGTACCGGTCTGGTGGCCGCAGGGCGACCTGTTCACCAGGGAGGCGCCGTTCCACCTGTTCGCCGGTGAGGAGACCGCGAGCGCGGCGTTCGGACCGATGCTGCGGGCGCTGGACCCGTCGGCCGCGGTGTACGGGGTGCTGGAAAGCGAGTCCGCCGAGCACGACCTGCCGATGCCCGGCCCGCACCGCCTGCTGCGGGTGCACCGCCACGGCGCCCCGGCCGCCTCATCGGACACCCTGCCTGCGGCGGTCGCCGACCTGGACCTGCCCGCGGGCGAGGGCGCGGCCTACCTGGCCGGTGAGGCGCGCACCTGCCAGAAGATCCGCGACCACCTGGTCCGCGACCGCGGCTGGGACCGCCGCTCGATCAAGGTCAAACCGTTCTGGGCCCCGGGCAAACGCGGCCTGCACTGA
- a CDS encoding TetR/AcrR family transcriptional regulator — MAAPTARRREKLRQATLAEIHQAARELLTDQGPAAVTINAVARRIGMSGPALYHYFASHDDLVAAVTAGFLRELTTAMRTARDARPADAAGDRLLATCRAMRHWATAHPAEFGWIFASPIPAAASARHRPDTPRNQAARDFELVFLQQIEELWARRGFPVPALEDLDPSIREQLRAYAESLGRGLPIEALHVALSCWIKLYGLLCMEVLNQLDFVYSDPGPIYEETLRDLVDTLGLDYRPPEPSELPPHAPPS; from the coding sequence ATGGCCGCCCCCACCGCCCGCCGGCGCGAGAAGCTCCGCCAGGCCACCCTCGCCGAGATCCACCAGGCCGCCCGCGAGTTGCTGACCGACCAGGGCCCCGCGGCGGTGACGATCAACGCGGTCGCCCGGCGGATCGGCATGAGCGGGCCCGCGCTCTACCACTACTTCGCCTCACACGACGACCTGGTCGCGGCCGTGACCGCCGGTTTCCTCCGGGAGCTGACCACGGCCATGCGGACCGCCCGTGACGCCCGGCCCGCCGACGCGGCCGGTGACCGGTTGCTGGCCACCTGCCGCGCCATGCGCCACTGGGCGACCGCCCACCCCGCCGAGTTCGGATGGATCTTCGCCAGCCCCATCCCGGCCGCCGCCTCCGCCCGGCACCGCCCCGACACCCCCCGCAACCAGGCCGCCCGCGATTTCGAGCTGGTCTTCCTCCAGCAGATCGAGGAACTGTGGGCACGCCGGGGCTTCCCGGTCCCCGCCCTCGAAGACCTGGACCCCTCCATACGCGAGCAGTTGCGCGCCTACGCCGAGTCCCTGGGCCGCGGCCTGCCCATCGAGGCGCTCCACGTCGCCCTGTCCTGCTGGATCAAGCTGTACGGGCTGCTGTGCATGGAGGTGCTCAACCAGCTCGACTTCGTCTACTCCGACCCCGGTCCGATCTACGAGGAGACCCTCCGCGACCTGGTCGACACGCTCGGCCTCGACTACCGGCCGCCCGAACCGTCCGAACTCCCGCCGCACGCCCCGCCTTCGTGA
- a CDS encoding GlxA family transcriptional regulator — translation MEGRLVVVMLFEGVDLLDVTGPAEVFSLLRREMGGPTGYEVVLASPSLDPVTTSAGVRVLPDATFDDVAGRRIDTLLVPGSVETGEGSGIRAVADPAVVDQVRRLAPRSRRIASVCVGAHLLAAAGLLEGRRATTHWSTARQLAAEHPGVEVDADPIFIRDGDIWTGAGLSACIDLSLALVAEDFGREPALRVARQLVVYLKRPGGQSQFSVALDPVSTTRRIDDLRHHIARNLAGPLTVPDLAAHAHVSERQLTRIFKNELGTTPAAYIEAARVEVARQRLETTDDTLERVASACGFASTDTLTRAFRRVLNTTPARYRERFRLSPEAVR, via the coding sequence GTGGAGGGGCGGCTCGTGGTGGTGATGCTCTTCGAGGGGGTCGACCTGCTGGACGTCACCGGCCCCGCGGAGGTGTTCTCGCTGCTGCGGCGGGAGATGGGCGGCCCCACCGGCTACGAGGTGGTGCTGGCCTCGCCGTCCCTGGACCCGGTCACCACCTCGGCGGGGGTGCGGGTGCTGCCCGACGCCACGTTCGACGACGTCGCCGGGCGGCGCATCGACACGCTGCTCGTGCCGGGCTCGGTCGAGACCGGGGAGGGCTCCGGGATCCGGGCGGTCGCCGACCCGGCGGTGGTGGACCAGGTGCGGCGACTGGCCCCGCGCTCCCGGCGCATCGCCTCGGTGTGCGTGGGCGCGCACCTGCTGGCCGCAGCCGGGCTGCTGGAGGGCAGGCGCGCCACCACGCACTGGTCGACCGCCCGCCAGCTGGCCGCCGAGCACCCCGGGGTGGAGGTGGACGCCGACCCGATCTTCATCCGGGACGGGGACATCTGGACCGGGGCGGGGCTGAGCGCCTGCATCGACCTGTCCCTGGCCCTGGTGGCCGAGGACTTCGGGCGCGAGCCCGCCCTGCGGGTGGCCCGGCAGCTGGTGGTGTACCTCAAGCGCCCCGGCGGGCAGAGCCAGTTCAGCGTGGCCCTGGACCCGGTGTCGACCACGCGCCGCATCGACGACCTGCGCCACCACATCGCCCGCAACCTGGCCGGGCCCCTCACCGTGCCCGACCTGGCGGCCCACGCCCATGTCAGCGAGCGGCAGCTCACCCGGATCTTCAAGAACGAGCTGGGGACCACCCCGGCCGCCTACATCGAGGCGGCCCGGGTGGAGGTGGCCCGCCAGCGGCTGGAGACCACCGACGACACCCTGGAGCGGGTGGCCTCGGCCTGCGGTTTCGCCAGCACCGACACGCTCACGCGCGCGTTCCGCCGCGTCCTCAACACGACCCCCGCCCGGTACCGGGAGCGTTTCCGCCTCTCCCCCGAGGCCGTGCGCTGA
- a CDS encoding isochorismatase family protein produces MASTTLRDISGLDPAPAALADATLVLIDYQNTYTRGVMELEGWDEALDAAADLLARAREAGTPVVHVVHDGGEGSPYDLREEIGEIHPRVAPAEGEQVVVKSAPNAFVGTDLLERVNATGRGGNVVIAGFMTHMCVTFSSEGAFLNGLRPTVVADACATRTLRSPVAEVPAAQLHAAALATIGDLYGVVVPTAADLG; encoded by the coding sequence ATGGCCTCCACCACCCTGCGCGACATCAGCGGCCTGGACCCGGCCCCGGCCGCGCTCGCCGACGCGACCCTGGTCCTCATCGACTACCAGAACACCTACACCCGGGGCGTGATGGAACTGGAGGGCTGGGACGAGGCCCTGGACGCCGCCGCCGACCTGCTGGCCCGGGCGCGCGAGGCCGGGACCCCGGTCGTCCACGTCGTCCACGACGGCGGCGAGGGCAGCCCCTACGACCTCCGCGAGGAGATCGGGGAGATCCACCCGCGCGTGGCACCGGCCGAGGGCGAGCAGGTCGTCGTCAAGAGCGCCCCTAACGCCTTTGTCGGCACCGACCTGCTGGAGCGCGTCAACGCCACCGGCCGCGGCGGGAACGTCGTCATCGCGGGCTTCATGACGCACATGTGCGTCACCTTCAGCTCCGAGGGCGCCTTCCTCAACGGGCTGCGGCCGACCGTCGTCGCCGACGCCTGCGCCACCCGGACGCTGCGCTCCCCGGTGGCCGAGGTGCCCGCCGCGCAGCTGCACGCCGCCGCCCTGGCCACCATCGGCGACCTGTACGGGGTGGTCGTCCCCACCGCCGCCGACCTGGGCTGA
- a CDS encoding alpha/beta fold hydrolase gives MGYAMPGLWVTEHTVTVPLDWSDPGGERIELFVRELVAPERKGDDLPLLAFLQGGPGGANPRPLEPSGWIGEAVGEYRIVLVDQRGTGRSTPLDARAVAERGDAAAGADYLSRFRADSIVRDMEHVRESVYGGRRWTTLAQSYGGWLTLAYLSHAPEALNACYICGGVPGVPADVEEVYRRTFTRVERKTAEYRRRYPQDVEAVAAIADHLAADDVRLPDGDRLTVRRFQTLGIEFGRKPGFERMHWLVESAFIRPGRLSDGFLQEVLVRTSSAADPLYWTLQEAIYADRPGTATAWAAQRERDRRPVFAEDARPLMFTGEMAFPWMFEEVRLLKELRPAVEELARRTDWPPLYDEKRLAANEVPVAAAVYYDDLYVDAHLQLDTLEGVGNSWAWVTNEFEHDGIHSGRVFGRLRESVRDRGGEPR, from the coding sequence ATGGGCTACGCCATGCCCGGGCTGTGGGTCACCGAGCACACGGTCACCGTCCCCCTGGACTGGTCCGACCCCGGCGGGGAGCGGATCGAGCTCTTCGTCCGGGAGCTGGTCGCCCCCGAGCGCAAGGGGGACGACCTCCCCCTGCTCGCCTTCCTCCAGGGTGGACCCGGCGGGGCCAACCCCCGCCCGCTGGAGCCCTCCGGCTGGATCGGGGAGGCCGTCGGCGAGTACCGGATCGTCCTGGTCGACCAGCGCGGCACCGGGCGCAGCACGCCCCTGGACGCGCGGGCCGTCGCCGAGCGCGGCGACGCCGCCGCCGGGGCCGACTACCTGTCCCGGTTCCGCGCCGACTCGATCGTGCGCGACATGGAGCACGTCCGGGAGTCCGTCTACGGCGGCAGGCGCTGGACCACCCTGGCCCAGAGCTACGGCGGCTGGCTGACCCTGGCCTACCTCTCCCACGCCCCCGAGGCCCTCAACGCCTGCTACATCTGCGGCGGCGTCCCCGGGGTCCCCGCCGACGTGGAGGAGGTGTACCGCCGGACCTTCACCCGGGTGGAGCGCAAGACCGCCGAGTACCGCCGCCGCTACCCGCAGGACGTGGAGGCCGTGGCGGCGATCGCCGACCACCTGGCCGCCGACGACGTGCGCCTGCCCGACGGCGACCGGCTCACCGTCCGCCGGTTCCAGACCCTGGGCATCGAGTTCGGCCGCAAGCCCGGGTTCGAGCGGATGCACTGGCTGGTGGAGAGCGCGTTCATCCGCCCCGGCCGGCTGTCCGACGGCTTCCTCCAGGAGGTGCTGGTGCGCACCTCCAGCGCCGCCGACCCGCTGTACTGGACCCTCCAGGAGGCGATCTACGCCGACCGCCCCGGCACCGCCACCGCCTGGGCGGCCCAGCGCGAGCGCGACCGGCGCCCGGTGTTCGCCGAGGACGCCCGGCCGCTGATGTTCACCGGCGAGATGGCCTTCCCGTGGATGTTCGAGGAGGTGCGGCTGCTGAAGGAGCTGCGCCCCGCGGTGGAGGAGCTGGCCCGGCGCACCGACTGGCCGCCGCTGTACGACGAGAAGCGCCTGGCCGCCAACGAGGTCCCCGTGGCGGCCGCCGTGTACTACGACGACCTGTACGTGGACGCCCACCTGCAGCTGGACACCCTGGAGGGGGTGGGGAACTCGTGGGCGTGGGTCACCAACGAGTTCGAGCACGACGGCATCCACTCCGGCCGGGTGTTCGGGCGGCTGCGGGAGTCGGTGCGCGACCGCGGGGGCGAGCCCCGCTGA
- a CDS encoding DNA alkylation repair protein yields the protein MAGETRGGTTVAEVMAELAALEDPKVRRVNEKHGDDHGVNLTKLRAVAKRLKTQQDLAVGLWATGDTAARLLALLVCRPKAFGREELDTMLREARRPKVQDWLVNYVVKKSPHAEELRLAWFSDPDPVVASAGWALTTDRVAKRPEGLDLAGLLDTVEARMKDAPDRLQWAMNECLARIGIEHPGYRERAIGIGERLRVLEDYPTPPGCTSPFAPVWIREMVRRQEA from the coding sequence ATGGCCGGGGAGACGCGGGGCGGAACGACGGTGGCCGAGGTGATGGCCGAGCTGGCCGCGCTGGAGGACCCCAAGGTCCGGCGGGTCAACGAGAAGCACGGCGACGACCACGGCGTGAACCTCACGAAGCTGCGCGCGGTCGCCAAGCGGCTGAAGACACAGCAGGACCTCGCGGTCGGACTGTGGGCGACCGGCGACACGGCGGCGCGCCTGCTGGCGCTGCTGGTCTGCCGCCCCAAGGCGTTCGGGCGCGAGGAGCTGGACACCATGCTGCGCGAGGCGCGCAGGCCCAAGGTGCAGGACTGGCTCGTCAACTACGTGGTCAAGAAGAGCCCGCACGCCGAGGAGCTGCGCCTGGCCTGGTTCTCCGACCCGGACCCGGTGGTCGCGAGCGCCGGATGGGCGCTGACCACCGACCGCGTGGCGAAGCGGCCCGAGGGCCTGGACCTGGCCGGGCTGCTCGACACCGTCGAGGCGCGGATGAAGGACGCCCCCGACCGCCTGCAGTGGGCGATGAACGAGTGCCTGGCCCGGATCGGGATCGAGCACCCCGGGTACCGGGAGCGGGCGATCGGGATCGGGGAGCGCCTGCGGGTGCTGGAGGACTACCCCACTCCCCCCGGCTGCACGTCCCCGTTCGCGCCCGTCTGGATCCGGGAGATGGTGCGCCGGCAGGAGGCGTAG
- a CDS encoding MFS transporter — protein MTASSSMRPVAPLYLAGFTTAFGAHGVAGVLGAQSDDIGLSLIHLGLMLALYDVAEVVLKPLFGALSDRIGPRPVIVGGLVAFTAASLLALVSPTPLLLGLARLGQGAAASAFSPASSAAVARLAGRERLGRSFGRYGAWKSLGYVLGPLIGVGLAHLWGIGSLYLALGLLSAVAAVWVLLAVPALPVVPRPRYTVADLVRQTTERGFLVPTLLLATTTAVLGVAVGFLPLLAVRLELHPLAGAAAVALLALTSTLVQPAVGRLRDEDRMGTRTGGMLGLWAAAAALLLLALAPNTVTLFACAAVIGLAVGTVTPLAFAHLAAVTPEERMGRTMGNAELGRELGDAGGPLLVGAVATAAGLPAALATLAAVALGGGVLSRTALRSPREHGGPGGPGGPGAPADPGEPREGTGVRPAP, from the coding sequence GTGACGGCATCCTCCTCCATGCGCCCCGTGGCCCCGCTCTACCTCGCCGGCTTCACCACCGCGTTCGGCGCCCACGGCGTCGCCGGCGTGCTCGGCGCCCAGAGCGACGACATCGGCCTGTCCCTGATCCACCTGGGCCTCATGCTCGCCCTCTACGACGTGGCCGAAGTCGTGCTCAAGCCGCTCTTCGGCGCGCTCAGCGACCGGATCGGCCCCAGGCCCGTGATCGTCGGCGGCCTGGTCGCGTTCACCGCCGCGTCGCTGCTCGCGCTCGTCTCCCCCACCCCGCTGCTGCTCGGCCTGGCCCGGCTCGGGCAGGGCGCCGCCGCCTCGGCGTTCTCCCCCGCCTCCTCGGCCGCGGTCGCGCGCCTGGCCGGGCGGGAGCGGCTGGGCCGCTCCTTCGGCCGGTACGGCGCGTGGAAGAGCCTGGGCTACGTCCTGGGCCCGCTCATCGGCGTCGGCCTCGCCCACCTGTGGGGCATCGGATCGCTCTACCTGGCGCTGGGGCTGCTGTCCGCCGTCGCCGCCGTGTGGGTGCTGCTCGCCGTTCCCGCCCTGCCGGTCGTGCCCCGCCCTCGCTACACCGTCGCCGACCTGGTCCGGCAGACCACCGAACGCGGCTTCCTCGTCCCCACCCTGCTGCTCGCCACCACGACCGCGGTCCTGGGCGTCGCCGTCGGCTTCCTCCCCCTGCTGGCCGTCCGCCTGGAGCTGCACCCCCTGGCCGGGGCCGCGGCCGTCGCGCTGCTCGCGCTCACCTCGACACTGGTCCAGCCGGCCGTCGGACGCCTGCGCGACGAAGACCGGATGGGCACCCGCACGGGGGGCATGCTGGGCCTGTGGGCGGCCGCCGCCGCGCTCCTGCTGCTGGCGCTGGCCCCGAACACGGTCACGCTGTTCGCCTGCGCCGCGGTGATCGGCCTGGCCGTCGGCACCGTCACCCCGCTGGCCTTCGCCCACCTGGCCGCCGTCACCCCCGAGGAGCGCATGGGCCGGACGATGGGCAACGCCGAACTCGGCCGCGAGCTGGGCGACGCGGGCGGTCCGCTGCTCGTCGGCGCGGTCGCCACCGCGGCCGGTCTGCCCGCGGCCCTCGCGACCCTGGCCGCGGTCGCCCTGGGCGGCGGGGTCCTGAGCCGGACCGCCCTGCGGTCCCCGCGAGAGCACGGAGGCCCCGGTGGCCCTGGAGGACCCGGCGCCCCCGCAGACCCCGGGGAACCCAGGGAGGGGACGGGCGTCCGACCCGCGCCGTAG
- a CDS encoding Chromate resistance protein ChrB has protein sequence MTDDAVRWMLAVVQVPAKPSRHRVAVWRELRRAGAVPVSQGTWALPAAEVFREAAARAGELAAEGGGRVAVFDVEPRDAAAREFIVDAFTAARVDEWGEYATDCGRFLEEIAKEIAKEKFTFAELEEEEQSLERLRRWFRDLKKRDVLALPQARDAAECLRACSDALDDYAERVYAAVHGGSSEG, from the coding sequence GTGACGGACGATGCGGTGCGGTGGATGCTCGCGGTGGTACAGGTGCCGGCCAAGCCGTCCCGGCACCGCGTCGCGGTGTGGCGGGAGCTGCGGCGGGCGGGCGCCGTGCCGGTGTCCCAGGGGACCTGGGCGCTGCCGGCGGCGGAGGTCTTCCGCGAGGCGGCGGCCCGGGCCGGGGAACTGGCGGCCGAGGGCGGCGGGCGGGTGGCGGTGTTCGACGTCGAGCCGCGCGACGCGGCGGCGCGGGAGTTCATCGTGGACGCCTTCACGGCGGCGCGGGTGGACGAGTGGGGCGAGTACGCCACCGACTGCGGCCGGTTCCTGGAGGAGATCGCCAAGGAGATCGCGAAGGAGAAGTTCACCTTCGCGGAGCTGGAGGAAGAGGAGCAGAGCCTGGAGCGGCTGCGCCGCTGGTTCCGCGACCTCAAGAAGCGCGACGTCCTCGCGCTCCCGCAGGCCCGGGACGCCGCCGAGTGCCTGCGCGCCTGCTCCGACGCCCTGGACGACTACGCCGAACGCGTCTACGCGGCCGTCCACGGCGGTTCGTCGGAGGGGTGA
- a CDS encoding GNAT family N-acetyltransferase codes for MTSSELLTAADVELMQGLAQRLTATHPELVNSDASYGELAWNWGRGHAAFADKWRRRLWFSDGDLVAWGWAQLPRRARLSDGTVKEVTGAYLAHQVHPDHAGLLDEVIDWFDATAPGLERSVLPCALDGAVLERWAAHGYGTDPDALGDEGSWTQFNQRDLTDIERPELPDGFRFRTAEEAGAEAAVQAHLDAWRPSGYSIEAYEGVRATAAYRGDLHVLVEAPDGTMASSGIMWFDEVNRTVEFEPVGTHPDYRRLGLGRAMLLHGMGLAKEAGAVHATVACLGAPGHPSARGLYYSVGFHKFTWDAPLVKGADA; via the coding sequence ATGACGAGCTCGGAACTTTTGACCGCCGCGGACGTGGAACTCATGCAGGGGTTGGCGCAGCGCCTCACCGCCACCCACCCGGAACTGGTGAACAGCGACGCGTCCTACGGCGAACTGGCCTGGAACTGGGGCAGGGGGCACGCGGCCTTCGCCGACAAGTGGCGGCGCCGGCTGTGGTTCTCCGACGGTGACCTGGTGGCGTGGGGGTGGGCGCAGCTGCCGCGCCGGGCGCGGCTCAGCGACGGGACGGTCAAGGAGGTCACCGGCGCCTACCTGGCCCACCAGGTCCATCCCGACCACGCGGGGCTGCTGGACGAGGTGATCGACTGGTTCGACGCGACCGCGCCGGGGCTGGAGCGCTCGGTGCTGCCGTGCGCCCTCGACGGGGCCGTCCTGGAGCGGTGGGCGGCGCACGGGTACGGGACCGACCCGGACGCGCTCGGGGACGAGGGGTCCTGGACCCAGTTCAACCAGCGGGACCTCACCGACATCGAACGGCCGGAGCTGCCGGACGGCTTCCGGTTCCGCACCGCGGAGGAGGCGGGGGCCGAGGCCGCCGTCCAGGCCCACCTGGACGCGTGGCGTCCCTCCGGGTACTCGATCGAGGCGTACGAGGGCGTGCGGGCGACGGCCGCGTACCGCGGTGACCTGCACGTTCTGGTGGAGGCGCCGGACGGGACGATGGCGTCCTCGGGGATCATGTGGTTCGACGAGGTGAACCGGACCGTCGAGTTCGAGCCGGTCGGGACCCATCCGGACTACCGGCGCCTGGGGCTGGGGCGGGCGATGCTCCTGCACGGGATGGGGCTGGCGAAGGAGGCGGGGGCCGTGCACGCGACGGTGGCCTGCCTGGGGGCGCCCGGGCACCCGTCGGCGCGCGGGCTGTACTACAGCGTGGGGTTCCACAAGTTCACGTGGGACGCGCCGCTGGTCAAGGGGGCGGACGCTTGA
- a CDS encoding class IV adenylate cyclase: MSAGGDVEYEARVLEVDPERVARLILDKGGTDLGEVLQRRYVYDLAPEGDVSRWVRLRDTGERVTLAVKEIVSDAIDGTRETETEVGDFETANVLLGKLGYTAKAYQENRRHSFVLEGARLEIDSWPRIPPYLEVEADSREEVVRVAALLGYAEEELTGENTVKLYTRYGIDLSAIEDLRFEGP, encoded by the coding sequence TTGAGCGCGGGCGGGGACGTCGAGTACGAGGCCAGGGTGCTGGAGGTCGACCCCGAACGGGTGGCCCGGCTCATCCTCGACAAGGGCGGAACGGACCTGGGGGAGGTGCTCCAGCGGCGTTACGTCTACGACCTCGCGCCGGAGGGGGACGTGTCCCGGTGGGTGCGGCTGCGGGACACGGGGGAGCGGGTGACGCTCGCGGTGAAGGAGATCGTCTCCGACGCCATCGACGGTACGCGGGAGACCGAGACCGAGGTGGGGGACTTCGAGACGGCGAACGTGCTGCTGGGGAAGCTGGGGTACACGGCGAAGGCCTACCAGGAGAACCGCAGGCACAGTTTCGTGCTGGAGGGGGCGCGGCTGGAGATCGACAGCTGGCCCCGGATACCCCCGTATTTGGAGGTCGAGGCCGACAGCCGCGAAGAGGTGGTGCGGGTGGCTGCGCTGCTGGGGTACGCGGAGGAGGAGCTGACGGGGGAGAATACCGTCAAGCTGTACACCCGCTACGGCATCGACCTGTCGGCGATCGAGGACCTGCGGTTCGAAGGACCGTGA
- a CDS encoding DUF397 domain-containing protein: MTDLVFRKSSYSGAGENCVEVAHIPANFRKSSHSGQEPNCVEVADLPCGAAVRDSKHPTAGHLPFPSPEWTAFLRSTLS, from the coding sequence GTGACAGATCTCGTTTTTCGCAAGAGCAGCTACAGCGGTGCTGGTGAGAACTGCGTCGAGGTCGCGCACATCCCTGCGAACTTCCGGAAGAGCAGCCACAGCGGCCAGGAACCGAACTGTGTCGAGGTCGCGGACCTGCCCTGCGGGGCGGCCGTCCGGGACTCCAAGCACCCCACCGCCGGGCACCTCCCCTTCCCCTCCCCCGAGTGGACGGCCTTCCTCCGCTCCACGCTGTCTTAA
- a CDS encoding DUF5753 domain-containing protein, which translates to MKNSLSPTIRRRRLARILRDLREDSGDTLDIAAKKSGIPRATLGKLETASLKRIRPAQIDALAELYQVDRRAWESMHQLAKDAAESGWWSKYKDVFSSSGLPSFEVEASFIRVYEAQVIPGLLQTPDYTRAVFLGANAYSEERIQRHVQARMERQEILNRLHPPEYAAVIDEAALRRHAGGDAVMREQFQHLVEMATKPNVAIQVLPFTAGMHAANLGSFQIMEFPEPSDPTIGYAETPTSTLYVEGPDEIRRYDAMWREASSAALTVAQSIDFVRDMSEPLKDSS; encoded by the coding sequence ATGAAGAACTCCCTCAGCCCGACCATCCGCCGCCGTCGGCTCGCCCGCATCCTGCGAGACCTGCGCGAGGACTCCGGCGACACCCTCGACATCGCCGCGAAGAAATCGGGTATCCCCCGAGCCACCCTGGGCAAGTTGGAGACCGCTTCCCTCAAGCGCATCCGCCCCGCCCAAATCGACGCTCTCGCCGAGCTCTACCAGGTGGACCGGAGAGCTTGGGAGAGCATGCACCAACTCGCCAAGGACGCCGCGGAATCGGGCTGGTGGTCCAAGTACAAGGATGTCTTCAGTTCCAGCGGGCTTCCCTCTTTCGAGGTCGAGGCCTCGTTCATCCGGGTCTATGAAGCCCAGGTGATCCCCGGCCTGCTCCAGACCCCCGACTACACGCGGGCCGTCTTCCTTGGCGCCAACGCCTACTCCGAAGAGCGCATTCAGCGCCATGTGCAAGCCCGCATGGAACGCCAGGAGATCCTGAACCGGCTTCACCCACCGGAGTACGCCGCAGTCATCGATGAAGCAGCCCTACGTCGGCATGCGGGTGGGGACGCCGTCATGCGCGAACAGTTCCAACACTTGGTCGAAATGGCTACGAAGCCCAACGTCGCCATCCAGGTACTGCCCTTCACAGCAGGGATGCACGCCGCCAATCTGGGCAGCTTCCAGATCATGGAGTTCCCGGAGCCAAGCGATCCGACCATCGGCTACGCCGAGACCCCCACATCCACCCTGTATGTGGAGGGGCCGGATGAGATACGCCGATACGATGCCATGTGGCGTGAGGCGAGCAGTGCCGCGCTGACCGTGGCCCAGAGCATAGACTTCGTTCGCGACATGAGCGAACCGCTGAAGGATTCATCGTGA